The proteins below come from a single Serpentinimonas raichei genomic window:
- the recX gene encoding recombination regulator RecX has protein sequence MKARALRALAQREHSRLELARKLQPHAADAAQGALETLLDELQAQGWLSDARFAEALSRNRATRQGVARIRAELRLRGVAAEQVEQATAALAGSEAERAQQVWQKKFGQPPLDAAERARQIRFLLARGFATGLACRVVPPVGSDMPAE, from the coding sequence TTGAAGGCGCGCGCGCTGCGGGCGCTGGCGCAGCGTGAGCACAGCCGGCTGGAGCTGGCGCGCAAGTTGCAGCCCCATGCCGCCGACGCGGCCCAGGGTGCGCTGGAGACGCTGCTGGACGAGCTGCAAGCGCAAGGCTGGCTCAGCGATGCGCGCTTTGCCGAGGCTTTAAGCCGCAACCGCGCCACTCGCCAAGGGGTGGCGCGCATCCGCGCCGAGCTGCGCTTGCGCGGTGTGGCGGCCGAGCAGGTGGAGCAGGCCACGGCGGCGCTGGCGGGCAGCGAGGCCGAGCGGGCGCAGCAGGTGTGGCAAAAAAAGTTTGGCCAGCCCCCGCTCGATGCGGCCGAGCGCGCGCGCCAGATTCGGTTTCTGCTGGCGCGCGGTTTTGCGACCGGCTTGGCCTGCCGCGTGGTGCCGCCAGTGGGCTCGGATATGCCCGCCGAGTAA